The genomic segment TCCGACCAGGACTTTTGTCTTGAAACGATCCACCTCTTTATGGAAATATGAGGCAACTCTGCGTCGGAGATTTTTGGCTTTTCCAACGTAGATGATTTCTTTGTCAGCGTTCCAAAACTGATAACTGCCAGGCAATTCGGGCAGGTTTTGTACGATGCCTTTCAAATGTGTCTTTAGGATGTCGTTCTCCTGCTTGGGCATAAGCTACACATTATATTATTATATACCCCTCCCCTTTTTTATTGTTTCACGTGAAACAGGTGTGTAACGAACAGGTGAAGGTGTGTTCCATTCCTGCTTTTAGACCCGTTTAGACCTTTAATAGCGTTGTGATTTCCGCTTCCTTGTCGAAAGCGTCACGCCCATGCAGTCCTTCGTCAGTAATCTCAATGATAAAGTTGAGGTAGGTTTTCTTTGGCTTGAATTTTTGAACAAGGTTGTATGCCGCTTTCATGGTTCCTCCCGTTGCAAGCAAATCGTCGTGGAGTAAAACGACATCATTTTCGTTAATCGCATCCTTGTGGATTTCAATAGTGTCCTCGCCATATTCTTTGGTGTAGCTTTCCTGAACGGTTTCGGCAGGAAGTTTTCCCGGTTTTCTGCACAAGACGATTCCGGCGTTGAGGCGTATTGCCAATGCAGACGCCATAACGAATCCTCTACTTTCTATTCCGACGATTTTGGTGATGCCTTTGTCTTTGTAGATTTGGTAGAGTTCTTCTTCCATTATTCGCAGGCATTCTGCGTTTTTGAAAAGTGTGGTAACGTCGCGGAAGTTAATTCCCTTGGTGGGGAAGTCGGGAATGCTACGCAAGTGTTCCAATAAAAATTTGTTGTTCATATCTCAAATAATTTAATGTATCACATAAATGTTTCACGTGAAACTATCTCCCTGCAAGTACGAGTAGGGCGTTGATGTCGCTGGGCGAGACGCCTGGTATCCGGCTTGCCTGGGCGAGTGTTTCGGGATTGATTCGGGATAGTTTTTGGCGCGCTTCGATGGAAATTTGCGTCAACTTTTCGTAATCAAAATGTCCTTTTATCTTAATTTCTTCAAGTCGATGCATTTTTTCTGCCACGAGTCGCTCGCGCTCTATGTATCCTTTATATTTGATTCTAATTTCTGCAGCCTCGCAGATTTCTTCTTTTCTATTGGAGGGTTTGTCCAATACCTCTCGGAGTGATGGAATAATTTCCGCCAACTGTTGGAGTTGGAGTTGTGGTCTTGCAACAAGTTCTGCAATTTTGCAATTGTTGTGGAGTGGGGTAGTGCCCAGTTGTTCCAGTCGGGAATTGATTTCACCCGGTTTTGCAGAAGTGGTTTCGCAAAAAGAAACGATGCGTTCGATGTGTTGTTTTTTCTCCATCCATCGGTCATGTCGGTCTTTTTTCGCGATTCCCAGTGTGTATGCCTTTTCTGTCAGTCGGCTGTCGGCATCATCCTGTCGGAGGAGGATGCGATATTCGGCACGCGAAGTGAAC from the Prevotella sp. Rep29 genome contains:
- a CDS encoding adenine phosphoribosyltransferase produces the protein MNNKFLLEHLRSIPDFPTKGINFRDVTTLFKNAECLRIMEEELYQIYKDKGITKIVGIESRGFVMASALAIRLNAGIVLCRKPGKLPAETVQESYTKEYGEDTIEIHKDAINENDVVLLHDDLLATGGTMKAAYNLVQKFKPKKTYLNFIIEITDEGLHGRDAFDKEAEITTLLKV